A window of the Lolium perenne isolate Kyuss_39 chromosome 7, Kyuss_2.0, whole genome shotgun sequence genome harbors these coding sequences:
- the LOC127317289 gene encoding two-component response regulator ARR10, whose amino-acid sequence MASGDRRHGKEPAAVEEDNFPEGLRVLAVDDDRVCLRVLEAVLRECKYKPTGVMDGRTALKLLREKGEDHFDLVITDVHMPDMDGFQLLELIGLEMDLPVIMLSVNGEKATMYKGIKHGACDYIVKPADIKEIRNIWQHVVRKNHVAVIHNRSDSDDADQRVARPVIGKGGAKSKKCSKKKRNDGEGSDDDKRGRRRNTWKKPRVSWTGELHNRFLEVVYRLGVDRAVPKAILEMMNVHNLSRENVASHLQKYRLFLKRVTDDPMKPNHMGDSSESRRNASYMGMSHQGVLPSSALCPCGSHNLNAAPPSILGPHGLSIQPRNWAMSTVGNGGLMPDTGSRHASGPPVGLFANTSDQPMQDAFPRIHFRSGKAYHSVLRQKLMEVNTSVVPSSHPGTSSVAAEMPNGGQLEPANQFLVQPREQIGHFSGPMGMAPSAMGTHGDTQLPYLAGNCTNPWQNNVAPSSFAGSMVGAPLLPSSQVNVNLPQINQTIFAPSSSEMAVFQNEQQNQMAGTNINNTTSVDIYSQQMTPLFNMASNAAPVEMTNANFSPMNQMMVNGGSTSSPSLNLQAGNPVAPPAQMANGGGSSSSALPGHLDSSVVPPAQMVNGGGSSSSSLPSHLGSSVALQTQMLNGGEGASGILPVQDDPARWHDSDHQPTYSTSNFLEDIFASMASQDFNPDALW is encoded by the exons ATGGCCAGCGGTGACCGAAGGCATGGAAAGGAACCGGCAGCGGTGGAGGAGGACAACTTCCCAGAGGGGCTGCGCgtgctcgccgtcgacgacgaccgcGTCTGCCTCAGGGTCCTGGAGGCCGTTCTGCGCGAGTGCAAATACAAGC CAACGGGGGTGATGGACGGAAGGACGGCGCTGAAGCTGCTGAGGGAGAAAGGGGAGGATCACTTTGACCTGGTGATCACTGACGTGCACATGCCGGACatggacggcttccagctcctcgAGCTCATCGGCCTCGAGATGGATCTGCCAGTCATCA TGCTATCTGTGAATGGAGAAAAGGCAACCATGTACAAGGGGATAAAGCATGGGGCATGTGACTATATTGTGAAACCCGCGGATATCAAGGAGATCAGAAACATATGGCAGCATGTTGTAAGGAAAAACCACGTTGCTGTGATCCACAACAGAAGTGACAGTGATGATGCTGATCAGAGGGTGGCACGACCAGTGATTGGTAAGGGTGGCGCAAAGAGTAAGAAGTGCTCAAAGAAGAAGAGAAATGATGGAGAAGGCTCTGATgatgacaagagaggaagaaggcgGAACACCTGGAAGAAACCAAGGGTGTCATGGACCGGTGAGCTGCACAACAGGTTCCTGGAAGTTGTCTACCGACTCGGCGTCGACA GGGCGGTTCCAAAGGCGATATTAGAAATGATGAATGTCCATAACCTTAGTAGGGAGAACGTTGCGAGCCACCTACAG AAATATCGCTTGTTTCTGAAGAGGGTCACCGATGACCCCATGAAGCCTAATCATATGGGTGATTCGTCTGAAAGCAGGCGAAATGCCTCGTACATGGGCATGAGTCACCAGGGAGTCCTGCCGTCGTCAGCCCTTTGTCCATGTGGTTCTCACAATCTCAATGCAGCTCCTCCATCAATATTAGGACCTCACGGTCTGTCTATTCAGCCCAGGAACTGGGCCATGAGCACAGTTGGCAATGGTGGCCTCATGCCTGACACAGGAAGCCGCCACGCTTCGGGTCCTCCTGTCGGCCTGTTCGCAAACACATCAGATCAGCCAATGCAGGATGCATTTCCTCGTATCCATTTCCGTTCTGGCAAAGCCTACCATAGCGTCCTGCGTCAGAAACTGATGGAGGTGAACACAAGCGTGGTGCCTTCCTCCCATCCTGGCACCTCCTCCGTCGCAGCAGAAATGCCAAATGGTGGGCAGTTAGAACCTGCAAACCAGTTCCTAGTGCAACCTCGAGAACAGATCGGCCATTTCTCCGGTCCGATGGGCATGGCACCTTCTGCGATGGGCACACATGGCGACACCCAGCTCCCGTACCTTGCTGGGAACTGTACCAATCCATGGCAGAATAATGTGGCGCCATCAAGTTTTGCTGGTTCTATGGTTGGAGCACCTCTCCTCCCATCATCACAGGTGAACGTCAACCTCCCCCAGATCAACCAGACAATCTTTGCACCCTCATCTAGCGAGATGGCCGTGTTTCAGAATGAGCAGCAGAATCAGATGGCAGGGACCAACATCAACAACACCACATCAGTAGATATCTACAGTCAGCAGATGACGCCATTATTCAACATGGCAAGCAACGCAGCCCCAGTGGAGATGACCAATGCCAACTTCTCACCGATGAATCAGATGATGGTCAATGGGGGAAGCACCAGCTCTCCATCGCTTAACCTTCAGGCGGGCAACCCTGTCGCGCCGCCGGCTCAGATGGCTAATGGTGGTGGAAGCAGCAGCTCCGCATTGCCTGGCCATCTGGACAGCTCTGTTGTGCCGCCGGCTCAGATGGTTAATGGTGGTGGAAGCAGCAGCTCTTCATTGCCTAGCCATCTGGGCAGCTCTGTCGCGCTGCAGACTCAGATGCTTAATGGAGGGGAGGGTGCATCTGGCATTCTACCTGTGCAAGATGATCCAGCTAGGTGGCACGATTCTGATCATCAGCCAACCTACAGCACTTCTAACTTCCTGGAGGATATTTTTGCCAGCATGGCTAGTCAG GATTTCAATCCAGATGCTCTTTGGTGA
- the LOC127313132 gene encoding homogentisate geranylgeranyltransferase, translated as MIDAISSSVLPASRLGRRPATTKMEATVAAPAAQLLTDRRAPRCRAQLGATRLSCPGRFAVEAFGAQSQSSATTVRHRFSATSQATSPRRIRRQCADDHPDFHVGCSEVARDQHHLDVNRFAEIRGEVSKKLLAFQQFCRPHTIYGTIIGITSVSLLPMKGLDDFTMTVLRGYLEALAAALCMNIYVVGLNQIFDIQIDKVNKPGLPLAAGEFSITTAVFLVLIFLIMSFSIGIHSGSAPLMCALIISFILGSAYSIEAPFLRWKRHAFLAASCILFVRAILVQLAFFAHMQHHVLMRPLAPTKSLVFATFFMCCFSAVIALFKDIPDIDGDRDFGIQSLSVKLGPHRVYQLCISILLTAYGAATLVGASSTNLFQKIITVSGHGLLAFTLWQRARHFEVENQAHVTSFYMFIWKLFYAEYFLIPFVQ; from the exons ATGATCGATGCCATCTCCTCCTCCGTCCTCCCGGCTTCTCGTTTAGGTCGCCGGCCGGCGACCACGAAGATGGAGGCCAccgtggcggcgccggcggcgcagCTGTTAACAG ATAGGAGAGCGCCCAGATGTAGGGCTCAGTTGGGAGCGACCAGATTGTCCTGCCCAG GCCGATTTGCAGTCGAGGCTTTTGGAGCCCAATCTCAAAG CAGTGCTACTACTGTCAGGCATAGATTCAGTGCCACTTCTCAAGCTACTAGCCCTAGAAGAATCAGGAGGCAGTGTGCAGATGATCATCCAGACTTCCATGTTGGATGCAGTGAGGTTGCTCGTGATCAGCACCATCTCGATGTGAATAGGTTTGCGGAAATCCGTGGAGAAGTTTCAAAGAAATTGCTCGCTTTCCAACAGTTTTGCAGGCCACACACAATCTATGGCACT ATAATAGGTATAACTTCAGTGTCTCTTCTGCCAATGAAGGGCCTAGATGATTTTACCATGACGGTACTACGAGGATATCTTGAG GCTTTGGCGGCAGCTTTATGTATGAACATATATGTGGTAGGACTGAATCAGATATTTGACATCCAGATTGATAAG GTCAACAAGCCAGGCCTTCCATTGGCGGCTGGGGAATTTTCCATAACAACTGCTGTATTCTTAGTACTCATATTCTTGATCATG AGCTTTAGCATCGGAATACATTCTGGATCTGCGCCATTGATGTGCGCATTAATTATCAGCTTCATCCTTGGAAGTGCATACTCAATTGAG GCTCCGTTTCTCCGCTGGAAACGGCACGCGTTCCTTGCTGCATCATGTATCCTGTTTGTGAGGGCTATACTGGTCCAGTTAGCATTCTTTGCGCACATGCAG CATCATGTTCTGATGAGGCCCTTGGCACCAACAAAATCACTTGTCTTTGCAACATTTTTCATGTGCTGCTTCTCTGCAGTCATAGCTCTATTCAAG GATATTCCTGATATTGATGGAGACCGGGATTTTGGCATCCAATCCTTGAGTGTGAAATTGGGCCCTCACAGA GTGTATCAACTATGTATAAGCATACTGTTGACAGCCTATGGGGCTGCCACTCTGGTAGGAGCTTCATCCACAAATCTCTTTCAGAAGATCATCACT GTATCCGGCCATGGCCTGCTTGCTTTCACGCTTTGGCAGAGGGCACGGCACTTTGAAGTTGAGAACCAAGCGCATGTCACATCATTTTACATGTTCATTTGGAAG CTATTCTATGCAGAGTATTTTCTTATACCATTTGTACAATGA